From Solwaraspora sp. WMMD1047, the proteins below share one genomic window:
- a CDS encoding 4-hydroxy-3-methylbut-2-enyl diphosphate reductase, translating to MIEAEATTPTRKRVLLANPRGYCAGVDRAVQTVEEALKLYGSPIYVRKQIVHNKHVVSTLERRGAIFVEENEEVPEGATVVFSAHGVAPEVHEQARERSLRAIDATCPLVTKVHHEARRFAADDYDILLIGHEGHEEVIGTSGEAPAHIQLVDGPEDADRVTVRDPSKVVWLSQTTLSVDETMETVARLKRRLPLLQSPPSDDICYATQNRQHVVKEIAPDCDVVLVVGSRNSSNSVRLVEVALDAGARAGYLIDYASEIADEWLEGATTVGLTSGASVPDDLVTEVLDHLAARGFADVNVITTADEKLTFALPPELRRDMKAAVAAGNGSAGPRVEGV from the coding sequence GTGATCGAGGCTGAGGCGACAACCCCGACCCGTAAGCGCGTACTGCTGGCGAATCCCCGTGGCTACTGCGCCGGTGTGGACCGCGCCGTGCAGACCGTGGAGGAGGCGCTCAAGCTCTACGGCTCGCCGATCTACGTGCGCAAGCAGATCGTGCACAACAAGCACGTGGTGTCGACGCTGGAACGGCGGGGCGCGATCTTCGTCGAGGAGAACGAGGAGGTGCCCGAGGGGGCCACCGTGGTCTTCTCGGCGCACGGCGTCGCGCCGGAGGTCCACGAGCAGGCCCGCGAGCGGTCGCTGCGGGCCATCGACGCCACCTGCCCGCTGGTCACCAAGGTGCATCACGAGGCGCGCCGGTTCGCCGCCGACGACTACGACATCCTGCTCATCGGCCACGAGGGCCACGAGGAGGTGATCGGCACCTCCGGTGAGGCGCCGGCCCACATCCAACTGGTGGACGGGCCGGAGGACGCCGACAGGGTGACCGTCCGGGACCCGTCGAAGGTGGTGTGGTTGTCGCAGACCACGCTCTCGGTCGACGAGACGATGGAGACCGTGGCGCGGCTCAAGCGCCGGCTGCCGCTGCTGCAGTCGCCGCCGAGCGACGACATCTGCTACGCCACCCAGAACCGCCAGCACGTGGTCAAGGAGATCGCCCCCGACTGCGACGTGGTGCTCGTCGTCGGCTCGCGCAACTCGTCCAACTCGGTGCGCCTGGTCGAGGTGGCGCTCGACGCCGGAGCGCGCGCCGGTTACCTGATCGACTACGCCTCGGAGATCGCCGACGAGTGGCTGGAAGGTGCCACCACGGTCGGGCTGACCTCCGGCGCGAGCGTCCCCGACGACCTGGTGACCGAGGTGCTCGACCACCTCGCCGCGCGCGGGTTCGCCGACGTCAACGTGATCACCACCGCCGACGAGAAGCTCACCTTCGCGCTGCCGCCGGAGCTGCGGCGCGACATGAAGGCCGCCGTGGCGGCCGGGAACGGCTCGGCCGGCCCTCGCGTCGAAGGAGTATGA
- a CDS encoding isochorismatase family cysteine hydrolase, with product MTQIGPVTANPYPWPYDGAADAARTALLCIDWQTDFCGPGGYVDSMGYDIGLTRAGLPATARMLALARSIGMLVVHTREGHDPDLTDLPANKRWRSARIGAEIGAAGPCGRILVKGEPGWEIVREVAPAPGEVIIDKPGKGAFYATNLDLVLRTRGITHLILTGITTDVCVHTTMREANDRGYECLILADCTGATDKGNHDAALHMVTMQGGVFGCVATSDDVIAATTP from the coding sequence GTGACCCAGATCGGGCCCGTCACGGCGAACCCCTACCCCTGGCCGTACGACGGCGCGGCCGACGCCGCGCGTACCGCCCTGCTCTGCATCGACTGGCAGACCGACTTCTGCGGCCCCGGCGGATACGTCGACAGCATGGGCTACGACATCGGGCTGACCCGGGCCGGCCTGCCGGCCACCGCCCGGATGCTCGCGCTGGCCCGGTCGATCGGCATGCTCGTCGTGCACACCCGCGAGGGCCACGACCCGGACCTGACCGACCTGCCGGCCAACAAGCGGTGGCGGTCGGCCCGGATCGGTGCCGAGATCGGCGCGGCCGGACCCTGCGGCCGGATCCTGGTCAAGGGCGAGCCGGGCTGGGAGATCGTCCGAGAGGTCGCCCCGGCACCCGGCGAAGTGATCATCGACAAGCCCGGCAAGGGCGCCTTCTACGCCACGAACCTCGACCTGGTGCTGCGCACCCGGGGCATCACCCACCTGATCCTCACCGGCATCACCACCGACGTCTGCGTCCACACCACGATGCGGGAGGCGAACGATCGCGGCTACGAGTGCCTGATCCTCGCCGACTGCACCGGCGCCACGGACAAGGGCAACCACGACGCCGCCCTGCACATGGTGACCATGCAGGGCGGGGTCTTCGGATGCGTCGCCACCTCCGACGACGTCATCGCCGCCACAACCCCGTGA
- the xseA gene encoding exodeoxyribonuclease VII large subunit has product MAEAGVEGQRSSSDEPWPVRVVSRKISAWIAKLGWVWVDGQVAQISRRPGAATVFLTLRDPSADLSLTVTTNRDVLDLGAPELAEGARVVVRAKPEFYPARGTLSLRADEIRQVGLGELLARLEKLKKLLAAEGLFDRARKRRPPFLPNRVGLITGRASAAERDVLTNARRRWPAVDFRTVNVAVQGPTAVPQIIDALKVLDADPAVDVIVLARGGGGIEDLLPFSDEALCRAVFACRTPVVSAIGHETDAPLVDYVADLRASTPTDAAKRIVPDLAEEIQLIRQARHRLDRAVLGLLDRESHRIDAIRSRPVLARPEVMLDQRASDLVALRDRATRCLDHRLATAAGELRHTVARLRALSPAATLDRGYAIVRRADGHVVRAADEVGGGDPLRVRLGAGEISVTVDG; this is encoded by the coding sequence GTGGCCGAGGCAGGGGTGGAAGGGCAGCGGAGCAGCTCGGACGAGCCGTGGCCGGTGCGGGTGGTCAGCCGGAAGATCAGCGCCTGGATCGCCAAGCTCGGCTGGGTCTGGGTGGACGGCCAGGTGGCCCAGATCAGCCGTCGCCCCGGCGCGGCCACCGTCTTTCTCACTCTGCGTGACCCGTCCGCCGACCTGAGCCTCACCGTCACCACCAACCGTGACGTGCTGGACCTCGGGGCTCCGGAGTTGGCCGAGGGGGCCCGGGTGGTGGTCCGCGCGAAGCCCGAGTTCTATCCGGCCCGGGGCACGCTGAGCCTGCGCGCGGACGAGATCCGGCAGGTCGGGCTCGGCGAGCTGCTGGCCCGGCTGGAGAAGCTCAAGAAGCTGCTCGCCGCCGAGGGGTTGTTCGACCGGGCGCGCAAGCGCCGCCCGCCGTTCCTGCCGAACCGGGTCGGCCTGATCACCGGCCGGGCGTCGGCGGCCGAGCGGGATGTGCTCACCAACGCCCGGCGCCGCTGGCCGGCGGTCGACTTCCGGACGGTGAACGTCGCCGTGCAGGGGCCGACCGCCGTACCCCAGATCATCGACGCGTTGAAGGTGCTGGACGCCGACCCGGCGGTCGACGTGATCGTGCTGGCCCGCGGCGGCGGCGGCATCGAGGACCTGCTGCCCTTCTCCGACGAGGCGCTGTGCCGGGCGGTCTTCGCCTGCCGTACGCCGGTGGTGAGCGCGATCGGGCACGAGACCGACGCGCCGCTCGTCGACTACGTGGCCGACCTGCGCGCCTCCACCCCGACCGACGCGGCCAAGCGGATCGTGCCGGATCTGGCCGAGGAGATCCAGCTGATCCGGCAGGCCCGGCACCGGCTCGACCGGGCGGTGCTCGGCCTGCTCGACCGCGAGTCCCACCGGATCGACGCGATCCGGTCCCGTCCGGTGCTGGCCCGCCCCGAGGTGATGCTCGACCAGCGGGCCTCCGACCTGGTGGCACTGCGGGACCGGGCCACCCGCTGCCTGGACCACCGGCTGGCCACCGCCGCCGGTGAGCTGCGCCACACGGTGGCCCGGCTCCGCGCGCTGTCGCCGGCCGCGACCCTGGACCGCGGGTACGCCATCGTGCGGCGCGCCGACGGCCACGTGGTGCGGGCGGCCGACGAGGTGGGCGGCGGCGACCCGCTGCGGGTACGCCTCGGCGCCGGCGAGATCTCTGTCACGGTGGACGGCTGA
- a CDS encoding DNA recombination protein RmuC yields the protein MDVATLAVVVVCLVAGGAVGWLAARARAAAEIARLDATLTATRDGEGRLEQSMRALSYEATAQSQEAVARAVAPLHETLRRYEQRVAELEHDRVDAYAELREQVRSMSAVSGELRTETKQLVAALRAPQVRGRWGEHQLRRIIEAAGMLEHCDFDEQVTAATDRQTVRPDLVVRLQGGRTVVVDAKAPFDAYLTAMEARDERTRDGHLDAHARHLRAHVDGLAAKSYWSAFAQTPEFVVLFVPADPFLDVALQRDPTLLEYAFARNIVLATPATLVALLRTVAYAWRQEALARNALAVHELARELYGRLATLGDHVSKLGGSLGAAVTAYNRAVGSLEARVLVSARRLAELGVSDDELPAPAQVELAPRQPQAPELLAPTDPPPVTGSPAAGS from the coding sequence ATGGATGTCGCGACGCTGGCCGTGGTGGTCGTCTGCCTGGTCGCCGGCGGCGCGGTGGGGTGGCTCGCCGCCCGCGCCCGGGCGGCGGCCGAGATCGCCCGGCTGGACGCGACGCTCACCGCCACCCGGGACGGCGAGGGCCGGCTGGAGCAGTCGATGCGGGCGCTGAGCTACGAGGCGACGGCCCAGTCCCAGGAGGCGGTGGCCCGCGCGGTGGCCCCGCTGCACGAGACGCTGCGCCGCTACGAGCAGCGGGTGGCCGAGCTGGAACACGACCGGGTGGACGCGTACGCCGAGCTGCGCGAGCAGGTCCGTTCGATGAGCGCGGTCTCCGGCGAGCTGCGTACCGAGACCAAGCAACTGGTGGCCGCGCTGCGGGCGCCGCAGGTTCGGGGACGGTGGGGCGAGCACCAGCTGCGCCGCATCATCGAGGCCGCCGGCATGCTGGAGCACTGCGACTTCGACGAGCAGGTCACCGCCGCCACCGACCGGCAGACCGTCCGGCCCGACCTGGTGGTGCGGCTGCAGGGCGGGCGGACGGTGGTGGTCGACGCGAAGGCGCCGTTCGACGCCTACCTGACCGCGATGGAGGCCCGCGACGAGCGGACCCGGGACGGTCATCTGGACGCGCACGCCCGGCACCTGCGCGCCCATGTGGACGGGCTGGCCGCCAAGTCGTACTGGTCGGCGTTCGCGCAGACGCCGGAGTTCGTGGTGCTCTTCGTGCCCGCCGACCCGTTCCTCGACGTGGCGTTGCAGCGCGACCCGACGCTGCTGGAGTACGCCTTCGCCCGCAACATCGTGCTGGCCACCCCGGCCACCCTGGTTGCCCTGCTGCGCACCGTCGCGTACGCGTGGCGGCAGGAGGCGCTGGCCCGCAACGCGCTGGCCGTGCACGAGCTGGCCCGGGAGCTGTACGGCCGGCTGGCCACCCTCGGGGACCACGTCTCCAAGCTGGGTGGATCGCTCGGCGCGGCGGTCACCGCGTACAACCGGGCGGTCGGCTCGCTGGAGGCCCGGGTGCTGGTCAGCGCCCGGCGCCTCGCCGAGCTGGGGGTCTCCGACGACGAGCTGCCGGCGCCCGCCCAGGTGGAGCTGGCCCCCCGCCAGCCGCAGGCACCCGAGCTGCTCGCACCCACCGATCCGCCGCCGGTCACCGGCTCGCCGGCAGCCGGTTCCTGA
- a CDS encoding regulator, with the protein MVDTQKPPAPLPYWVRGDTNAFFGFGVNVLVNVLTLTGLCLVVVNLSEESVFGTILPALGIALVAGNVYYTFLARRLARRENRTDVTALPYGPSVPHMFIVIFVIMLPIYLRTSDPTAAWQAGVAWAFIIGVIVLIGAFVGPYIRRYTPRAALLGTLAGISITFISMNPAGQMWRLAWIALPVFALLLIGLLTDVKLPFNFPIGLAALLLGTAIGWAGGAMSVPDVTAAARDIAIAFPTFQFDLLFSGLSDMAPLLATAIPLGVYNFTEAMTNVESAATAGDNYNLRSVLLADGAGAVIGAALGSPFPPAVYVGHPGWKAAGGRTGYSMATGVIIALLCFLGMFSLLGAIFPTAAIVPILLYIGFLIGAQAFQATPRAHAAAVVAALIPNIAAWATGQMNNALAAAGTTAAEVGDEALAGAGVVYDGLRILGEGAILAGLVLGAIVAFIIDKRFVQAAIFAGSAAVLSFIGLIHGEEIQWNANGQVALGYLFVAVLCAIFALGKHPPRVPDPDEVELDRAHGGGASPDPAVATAPVSPAPAVSPEQPADTPEPPPSEKREPAVSG; encoded by the coding sequence ATGGTCGACACCCAGAAACCCCCCGCGCCGCTGCCCTACTGGGTACGCGGCGACACCAACGCCTTCTTCGGCTTCGGCGTCAACGTGCTGGTGAACGTGCTCACCCTCACCGGGCTCTGCCTGGTCGTGGTGAACCTGTCGGAGGAGAGCGTCTTCGGCACCATCCTGCCGGCGTTGGGCATCGCCCTGGTCGCCGGGAACGTCTACTACACCTTCCTGGCCCGCCGGCTGGCCCGCCGGGAGAACCGCACCGACGTGACGGCGCTGCCGTACGGCCCCAGCGTGCCGCACATGTTCATCGTCATCTTCGTCATCATGCTGCCGATCTACCTGCGCACGTCCGACCCGACGGCGGCCTGGCAGGCCGGCGTCGCGTGGGCCTTCATCATCGGCGTGATCGTGCTGATCGGCGCGTTCGTGGGGCCGTACATCCGTAGGTACACCCCCCGGGCGGCGCTGCTCGGCACGCTCGCGGGAATCTCGATCACCTTCATCTCGATGAACCCGGCCGGGCAGATGTGGCGGCTGGCGTGGATCGCCCTGCCGGTCTTCGCGCTGCTGCTGATCGGTCTGCTCACCGACGTGAAGCTGCCGTTCAACTTCCCGATCGGGCTGGCCGCCCTGCTGCTCGGCACGGCGATCGGCTGGGCCGGTGGGGCGATGTCGGTGCCGGACGTGACGGCGGCGGCGCGGGACATCGCGATCGCGTTCCCCACCTTCCAGTTCGATCTGCTCTTCAGTGGACTGTCCGACATGGCGCCCCTGTTGGCCACCGCCATCCCGCTCGGGGTCTACAACTTCACCGAGGCGATGACGAACGTGGAGAGCGCGGCCACCGCCGGGGACAACTACAACCTGCGCAGCGTGCTGCTCGCCGACGGCGCCGGTGCGGTGATCGGCGCCGCTCTCGGCTCGCCGTTCCCGCCGGCGGTCTACGTCGGGCACCCGGGCTGGAAGGCCGCCGGTGGGCGTACCGGATATTCGATGGCGACCGGTGTGATCATCGCGTTGCTCTGCTTCCTCGGGATGTTCTCCCTGCTCGGGGCGATCTTCCCGACGGCGGCGATCGTGCCGATCCTGCTCTACATCGGCTTCCTGATCGGCGCGCAGGCGTTCCAGGCCACCCCCCGGGCGCACGCCGCGGCGGTGGTGGCGGCGCTGATCCCGAACATCGCCGCCTGGGCGACGGGGCAGATGAACAATGCCCTGGCCGCGGCCGGCACCACGGCCGCCGAGGTCGGTGACGAGGCGCTGGCCGGCGCCGGAGTCGTCTACGACGGCCTGCGGATCCTCGGCGAGGGGGCCATTCTCGCCGGGCTGGTCCTCGGCGCGATCGTCGCGTTCATCATCGACAAGCGGTTCGTCCAGGCGGCGATCTTCGCCGGGTCGGCCGCGGTGCTCTCCTTCATCGGCCTGATCCACGGCGAGGAGATCCAGTGGAACGCCAACGGGCAGGTGGCGCTCGGCTACCTCTTCGTGGCGGTGCTCTGCGCGATCTTCGCGCTCGGCAAGCACCCGCCCCGGGTCCCGGATCCGGACGAGGTCGAACTGGACCGGGCACACGGCGGCGGCGCCAGCCCCGACCCGGCGGTCGCCACCGCGCCGGTGTCGCCGGCGCCAGCGGTGTCGCCGGAGCAACCGGCCGACACGCCGGAGCCGCCGCCCAGCGAGAAGCGGGAGCCGGCGGTCAGCGGCTGA
- the hpxZ gene encoding oxalurate catabolism protein HpxZ: MEVDRPEVVAEVTAAFTGYERALVDGDADRICGYFWDSARTVRFGIADHQYGLDEQRVWRWAQPPLPAGRTLRDTRVTTFGTDLAVVTTRFGYPGGGATGRQSQTWVRFPAGWRIVSAHVSEPTTVDTTTVIDATAQGVTG; the protein is encoded by the coding sequence ATGGAGGTGGACCGGCCGGAGGTGGTCGCCGAGGTGACCGCGGCCTTCACCGGATACGAGCGGGCCCTGGTGGACGGGGACGCGGACCGGATCTGCGGGTACTTCTGGGACTCGGCACGGACCGTGCGGTTCGGCATCGCCGACCACCAGTACGGTCTCGACGAACAGCGGGTCTGGCGCTGGGCGCAGCCGCCGCTGCCGGCCGGCCGGACGCTGCGCGACACCCGGGTCACCACCTTCGGCACCGACCTGGCCGTGGTCACCACCCGGTTCGGCTATCCGGGCGGTGGGGCCACCGGCCGGCAGTCGCAGACCTGGGTGCGGTTCCCCGCCGGCTGGCGGATCGTCAGTGCCCACGTCTCCGAGCCGACCACAGTCGACACAACGACAGTTATCGATGCGACGGCGCAGGGGGTGACCGGCTAA
- a CDS encoding cysteine hydrolase — protein sequence MLTVAARPSPYTFDPATTALLVIDMQRDFLEPGGFGESLGNDVSQLRRTIEPLAALLAGARAAGLTIVHTREGHLPDLTDCPPAKLTRGQPSKRIGDPGPKGRILIRGEYGHDIIDELAPLAGEPVIDKPGKGAFYATELDTLLSEREIRSLLVTGVTTEVCVHTTVREANDRGYECLVLADCVGSYFPEFQRVGLDMIAAQGGIFGWVADSGDLLAVLPATAVLQPSS from the coding sequence ATGTTGACCGTTGCGGCCCGACCCTCCCCGTACACCTTCGACCCCGCGACCACCGCGCTGCTCGTCATCGACATGCAGCGCGACTTCCTGGAGCCCGGCGGCTTCGGCGAGAGCCTGGGCAACGACGTCTCGCAGCTGCGCCGCACCATCGAACCGCTCGCCGCGCTGCTGGCCGGCGCCCGGGCGGCCGGACTGACCATCGTGCACACCCGCGAGGGGCACCTGCCCGACCTGACCGACTGTCCGCCGGCCAAGCTGACCCGGGGCCAGCCCAGCAAGCGGATCGGCGACCCCGGACCGAAGGGCCGGATCCTGATCCGGGGCGAGTACGGCCACGACATCATCGACGAACTCGCGCCGCTGGCCGGCGAACCGGTGATCGACAAGCCGGGCAAGGGCGCCTTCTACGCCACCGAACTGGACACCCTGCTCTCCGAGCGGGAGATCCGCAGCCTCCTGGTGACCGGGGTGACCACCGAGGTGTGCGTACACACCACGGTCCGGGAGGCCAACGACCGCGGGTACGAGTGTCTCGTGCTCGCCGACTGCGTCGGGTCCTACTTTCCCGAGTTCCAGCGGGTCGGACTCGACATGATCGCCGCCCAGGGCGGGATCTTCGGCTGGGTCGCCGACTCCGGTGACCTGCTCGCCGTGCTGCCTGCCACCGCCGTGTTGCAACCCTCCTCCTGA
- a CDS encoding exodeoxyribonuclease VII small subunit → MTDKRNGAGPDDERPSYEQARAELASVVERLEAGGTSLEESLALWERGERLAEICQGWLDGARDRLDAARQARDRSSAG, encoded by the coding sequence ATGACTGACAAGCGCAACGGTGCCGGACCGGACGACGAGCGGCCCAGCTACGAGCAGGCCCGGGCCGAGCTGGCGTCGGTGGTCGAGCGGCTGGAGGCCGGCGGTACGTCACTGGAGGAGTCGCTGGCGCTGTGGGAACGCGGCGAGCGGCTGGCCGAGATCTGCCAGGGCTGGCTGGACGGCGCCCGCGACCGCCTCGACGCGGCCCGGCAGGCGCGCGACCGATCTTCGGCGGGCTGA
- a CDS encoding S8 family serine peptidase, translating to MSRPRIWSRRTSAALLASVVAAGAMTVTGGATASANPSTEADVLKETPADTLGSHDLELLAEAEAEGEKEVMLIVATDKGETADVAAELRKLGGQIARQVNEVGYVRAQVPTGSVVRAAKLPGVAAIDLDESIPLPDPEPESTGAARSTAAAAAPGPDTPAVNPYLPTHETGAVAFKTAHPEWDGRGVTIGIMDSGVDLDHPALQTTTTGERKIVDWFTATDPIFDNDGTWRAMLTEVTGPTFTYSGATWTAPAGTWRVNQFSESITGASAPSGDVNRDGDTTDRFGILYNPANGDIRVDANLNRDFTDDAVMRPYGERFDVGHFGTDNTATAVREQMPFVVEYREDVDLSPYGGQYVGQTADFVNIGIVESAHGSHVAGITAANDMFGNSVFDGAAPGAKLVSARACSWGGGCTAAALTDGMVELVVNRGVDVVNMSIGGLPALNDGNNARAQLYNRLINDYGVQLFISAGNSGPGVNSVGDPSVASDVVSVAAAVSKDTWQANYGSTVRERYNLFNFSSRGPREDGGFKPNITAPGAAISTTPLWMAGNPVPEAGYPLAPGYQMQNGTSMSSPQATGAAALLLSAAKATDRGVSPAALRRAIYSSARWIDGVPAHGQGNGRFNVNGAWQLLRVGVETRAYTVDAPVCTAISEFLATPNRGTGVYNRCPAAEGGQRAGQAKTYQVKLTRTSGPAGRIIHDLELVGNDGAFTSIRQQVGLQLNETVTVPVKVRADAGVHSAILRVDDPNTPAVDFEFLNTVIVSTDAKAPGYAFSTTGNVDRNSFKSFFVTVPEGASALQVNLSGIATGSHTRFIAYNPYGVPMESTSSLVCYTNFSDPAGCKPQERDYQNPLPGVWEIQVESRRTSPALGNPFELTARVQGVKVEPAVVELPSVTAGEPTPVTWKLTNTFGPVTVTGQGGPLGSAAVDRPTIGNHEVQTYEVTVPEGATRLDVAIGNTSDLAADLDLFVRRSGVLVGQSADGDSEESVSLVNPVPGVYTIEVDGYSVPAGTTEYDYRDVFYSAALGSVSVPATSVTLANGATATVSGSVTAEAAPAAGRQLFGEMVVVTDEGAIVGRGNVLIGSVS from the coding sequence GTGAGTAGACCCCGCATCTGGAGCCGGCGTACCTCCGCCGCGCTCCTCGCGTCCGTCGTGGCGGCCGGCGCCATGACCGTGACGGGCGGCGCCACCGCGAGCGCCAACCCGTCGACCGAGGCCGACGTGCTCAAGGAGACCCCTGCCGACACGTTGGGCTCGCACGACCTCGAACTGCTCGCCGAGGCCGAGGCCGAGGGCGAGAAGGAGGTCATGCTCATCGTCGCCACCGACAAGGGCGAGACCGCCGACGTCGCCGCCGAGCTGCGCAAGCTGGGTGGCCAGATCGCCCGGCAGGTGAACGAGGTCGGTTACGTCCGCGCCCAGGTGCCGACCGGGTCCGTCGTCCGGGCCGCCAAGCTGCCCGGCGTGGCCGCGATCGACCTGGACGAGTCGATCCCGCTGCCGGACCCCGAGCCGGAGTCGACCGGCGCCGCCCGCTCCACCGCCGCCGCGGCCGCGCCCGGCCCGGACACCCCGGCCGTCAACCCGTACCTGCCGACGCACGAGACCGGGGCGGTCGCCTTCAAGACGGCCCACCCCGAGTGGGACGGCCGGGGCGTGACGATCGGCATCATGGACTCCGGCGTCGACCTGGACCACCCGGCGCTGCAGACCACCACCACCGGTGAGCGCAAGATCGTCGACTGGTTCACCGCCACCGACCCGATCTTCGACAACGACGGCACCTGGCGGGCGATGCTCACCGAGGTCACCGGCCCCACCTTCACGTACTCCGGCGCCACCTGGACCGCCCCGGCCGGCACCTGGCGGGTCAACCAGTTCTCCGAGTCCATCACCGGGGCCAGTGCGCCCAGCGGCGACGTCAACCGGGACGGTGACACCACCGACCGGTTCGGCATCCTCTACAACCCGGCCAACGGTGACATCCGGGTGGACGCCAACCTCAACCGCGACTTCACCGACGACGCCGTCATGCGCCCGTACGGCGAGCGCTTCGACGTGGGCCACTTCGGCACCGACAACACCGCCACCGCCGTACGCGAGCAGATGCCGTTCGTCGTCGAGTACCGCGAGGACGTGGACCTGAGCCCGTACGGCGGGCAGTACGTCGGGCAGACCGCCGACTTCGTCAACATCGGCATCGTGGAGAGCGCGCACGGCTCGCACGTCGCCGGCATCACCGCCGCCAACGACATGTTCGGCAACAGCGTCTTCGACGGCGCCGCGCCGGGTGCCAAGCTGGTCTCCGCCCGCGCCTGCTCGTGGGGCGGCGGCTGCACCGCCGCCGCGCTCACCGACGGCATGGTCGAGCTGGTCGTCAACCGCGGCGTCGACGTGGTGAACATGTCGATCGGCGGCCTGCCGGCCCTGAACGACGGCAACAACGCCCGCGCCCAGCTCTACAACCGGCTGATCAACGACTACGGCGTACAGCTGTTCATCTCGGCCGGCAACTCCGGTCCGGGTGTCAACTCCGTCGGTGACCCGTCGGTCGCCTCCGACGTGGTCAGCGTCGCCGCCGCGGTCAGCAAGGACACCTGGCAGGCCAACTACGGCTCGACGGTGCGGGAGCGCTACAACCTGTTCAACTTCTCGTCCCGGGGGCCGCGCGAGGACGGCGGCTTCAAGCCGAACATCACGGCTCCGGGTGCCGCCATCTCGACCACGCCGCTGTGGATGGCGGGCAACCCGGTTCCCGAGGCCGGCTACCCGCTGGCGCCCGGCTACCAGATGCAGAACGGCACCTCGATGTCCTCGCCGCAGGCGACCGGGGCGGCCGCGCTGCTGCTCTCGGCGGCCAAGGCCACCGACCGGGGCGTCTCGCCGGCCGCACTGCGCCGGGCCATCTACAGCTCGGCCCGGTGGATCGACGGCGTGCCCGCGCACGGCCAGGGCAACGGCCGTTTCAACGTCAACGGCGCCTGGCAGCTGCTGCGCGTCGGGGTGGAGACCCGCGCCTACACGGTCGACGCGCCGGTCTGCACCGCGATCTCCGAGTTCCTCGCCACCCCCAACCGGGGTACCGGCGTCTACAACCGGTGCCCGGCGGCCGAGGGCGGCCAGCGGGCCGGGCAGGCGAAGACCTACCAGGTCAAGCTGACCCGGACCAGCGGCCCGGCCGGCCGGATCATCCACGACCTGGAGTTGGTCGGCAACGACGGCGCCTTCACCTCGATCCGGCAGCAGGTCGGCCTGCAGCTCAACGAGACCGTCACCGTGCCGGTGAAGGTCCGGGCGGACGCGGGCGTGCACAGCGCGATCCTGCGGGTGGACGACCCGAACACCCCGGCGGTCGACTTCGAGTTCCTGAACACGGTCATCGTCTCCACCGACGCCAAGGCCCCGGGGTACGCGTTCAGCACCACCGGCAACGTGGACCGCAACTCGTTCAAGTCCTTCTTCGTCACGGTGCCCGAGGGCGCCTCGGCGTTGCAGGTCAACCTCTCCGGCATCGCCACCGGCTCGCACACCCGGTTCATCGCCTACAACCCGTACGGCGTTCCGATGGAGAGCACCTCCAGCCTGGTCTGCTACACCAACTTCTCCGACCCGGCCGGCTGCAAGCCGCAGGAGCGGGACTACCAGAACCCGCTGCCCGGGGTCTGGGAGATCCAGGTGGAGTCGCGGCGTACCTCGCCGGCGTTGGGGAACCCGTTCGAGTTGACCGCCCGGGTGCAGGGCGTCAAGGTCGAGCCGGCCGTGGTGGAGCTGCCCAGCGTCACCGCGGGTGAACCCACCCCGGTCACCTGGAAGCTGACCAACACCTTCGGTCCGGTCACCGTCACCGGGCAGGGCGGTCCGCTCGGCAGCGCGGCGGTGGACCGGCCGACGATCGGCAACCACGAGGTGCAGACCTACGAGGTGACCGTGCCGGAGGGTGCCACCAGGCTGGACGTCGCGATCGGCAACACCAGCGACCTCGCCGCCGACCTGGACCTCTTCGTCCGGCGCAGCGGCGTGCTGGTCGGGCAGTCCGCCGACGGCGACTCGGAGGAGTCGGTCTCGCTTGTCAACCCGGTGCCGGGCGTCTACACCATCGAGGTGGACGGCTACTCCGTGCCGGCCGGCACCACCGAGTACGACTACCGGGACGTGTTCTACTCGGCGGCGCTCGGCTCGGTCTCGGTCCCGGCTACGTCGGTGACGCTCGCCAACGGGGCCACCGCCACCGTCAGCGGCTCGGTCACCGCCGAGGCCGCACCGGCCGCCGGCCGGCAGCTCTTCGGCGAGATGGTCGTCGTGACCGACGAGGGCGCGATCGTCGGCCGCGGCAACGTCCTGATCGGTTCGGTGAGCTGA